One part of the Mycobacterium marinum genome encodes these proteins:
- a CDS encoding proton-conducting transporter membrane subunit has translation MTATLSDAPPEHQVALSGNGFGAVLSGATTAGIGACGTALGLTAVFGVVRQVHIAWLVPLIGVDFDIGRLGGFFIALTGAVAVVAGIYSIGYARREHLGAVALTMLPVFVTAMLLVPAAGSVSTFLLAWELMAISSLVLVATDHRRAQVRSAAGYYAVMTQLGFATLLLGLMVLAAAAGTDRFADMAVPSEGVRTFVFVATLLGFGSKAGLLPLHAWLPRAHPESPSPVSALMSAAMVNLGIYGLVRIDLQLLGPGPKWWGVTLLVIGAFSAMYGVLQASVATDLKRLLGYSTIENMGLVTLGLGAATLLSAAGAGPAAVIAMTAALLHLIAHAAFKSLGFLAAGSVLVATQQRDLDMLGGLAHRMRCTTTFFGIAALGASGLPLGAGFVSEWLLVQSLIHARPEHNTIVGLATPLGVGAVALTTGLGVAAMVKAFGTGFLARPRSGSAERAREAPATMLVGMAVAALGCVVIAIAPAVVTGPLQSVLDTLPASRNADLTDLGTVLRLPGMDGSISPALLAAALVAALLVVLVLARWGSRHRPEPVTSPLWACGADELTARMECTPTSFAQPLQRVFDDVLRPDTGIEVTHLEATRYHVEQIAYRAHLSDAIEDRVYAPVLRALAWCAQVIRRAHNGSVHLYLGYGALGVLIVLVVAR, from the coding sequence GTGACGGCGACACTGTCGGACGCACCGCCCGAGCATCAGGTTGCGCTGTCGGGCAACGGTTTCGGGGCGGTGCTGAGCGGCGCGACCACGGCGGGCATCGGCGCGTGCGGTACCGCCCTGGGGCTCACCGCGGTCTTCGGCGTGGTGCGGCAGGTTCACATTGCCTGGCTGGTGCCGCTGATCGGCGTCGATTTCGATATTGGGCGCCTCGGTGGGTTCTTCATTGCCCTCACGGGTGCGGTGGCCGTGGTCGCCGGCATTTACAGCATCGGGTATGCGCGCCGTGAGCACCTCGGTGCGGTCGCGCTGACCATGCTGCCGGTGTTTGTCACCGCGATGCTGCTGGTGCCCGCGGCCGGATCGGTGAGCACGTTCCTGCTGGCGTGGGAGCTGATGGCGATTTCCTCGCTGGTGCTGGTTGCGACGGATCATCGCCGCGCTCAGGTTCGTTCGGCGGCGGGCTACTACGCGGTGATGACCCAGCTGGGCTTCGCGACACTGCTGCTCGGACTGATGGTGCTGGCCGCCGCGGCCGGTACCGATCGCTTCGCCGACATGGCGGTGCCGTCGGAGGGGGTACGCACCTTCGTTTTCGTTGCGACATTGCTCGGATTCGGATCGAAGGCGGGCTTGCTGCCGTTGCATGCATGGTTGCCGCGGGCACACCCGGAGTCGCCCAGTCCGGTGTCGGCGTTGATGAGTGCCGCCATGGTCAACCTCGGCATCTATGGTCTGGTGCGGATTGATCTGCAGTTGCTCGGGCCGGGGCCCAAGTGGTGGGGCGTGACACTGCTTGTGATCGGCGCTTTTTCGGCCATGTACGGGGTGCTGCAGGCGTCGGTGGCCACCGATCTCAAGCGTCTGCTCGGGTATTCGACGATTGAAAACATGGGCCTGGTGACCCTCGGGCTGGGGGCGGCCACGCTGTTGTCGGCGGCCGGTGCCGGCCCGGCGGCCGTCATCGCGATGACCGCGGCCCTGCTACACCTGATCGCCCATGCGGCGTTCAAGAGTCTCGGATTCTTGGCCGCCGGTTCGGTTCTGGTGGCGACGCAACAGCGCGACCTGGACATGCTGGGCGGCCTTGCGCATCGGATGCGCTGCACCACCACATTCTTCGGTATCGCCGCACTCGGCGCTTCCGGATTGCCGCTCGGCGCCGGCTTCGTCAGCGAATGGCTGCTGGTGCAGTCGCTGATTCACGCCCGGCCCGAACACAACACCATCGTGGGCTTGGCCACCCCACTGGGAGTCGGTGCCGTCGCACTGACGACGGGGCTGGGGGTGGCCGCCATGGTGAAGGCATTCGGTACCGGGTTTCTGGCGCGACCCCGCTCGGGGTCGGCCGAGCGGGCGCGGGAAGCCCCGGCCACCATGCTCGTGGGCATGGCGGTCGCCGCCCTCGGGTGTGTGGTCATCGCGATCGCGCCGGCGGTCGTCACGGGACCGCTGCAATCGGTGCTGGACACCCTGCCCGCATCCAGGAATGCCGATCTGACCGACCTGGGCACGGTGTTGCGACTACCGGGGATGGACGGCTCGATCTCACCGGCACTGCTGGCCGCGGCCCTGGTGGCGGCCCTGCTGGTGGTGCTGGTGCTGGCTCGCTGGGGGTCGCGTCACCGCCCGGAGCCGGTGACCTCGCCGCTATGGGCATGCGGCGCAGACGAACTCACCGCCCGGATGGAATGCACGCCGACCTCCTTTGCGCAACCGCTGCAACGCGTCTTCGACGACGTGCTGCGGCCCGATACCGGCATCGAGGTGACTCACCTGGAAGCAACCCGCTATCACGTCGAGCAGATCGCCTATCGCGCCCATCTCAGCGATGCCATCGAAGACCGCGTCTACGCCCCGGTGTTGCGGGCACTGGCGTGGTGCGCGCAGGTGATCCGTCGCGCGCACAACGGAAGCGTGCACCTCTACCTGGGCTACGGCGCCCTGGGCGTGCTCATCGTGCTGGTGGTGGCGCGATGA
- a CDS encoding respiratory chain complex I subunit 1 family protein, with translation MSAMAGAAQIGAVILGAPLVIGLMRQIRARSEGRCGAGILQPWRDLRKQLRKQQVTPEGTTAVFAVAPAVVAATTLLIAAIAPLVATGSPLDPVGDLFVVVGLLFLGTVALTLAGIDTGTSFGGMGASREITIAALVEPTILLAVFALSIPAKSANLGAIVAFSLENPAEVVSLAGILAFVALVIVVIAETGRLPVDNPATHLELTMVHEAMVLEYAGPRLGVIEWASGMRLTVLLALLANLFVPWGIAGADPSLIGIAVGIAAISIKVAIAAGVLATVEVFIAKLRLFRVPELLAGSFLLALLAVTSANFFTAQV, from the coding sequence ATGTCGGCGATGGCCGGGGCGGCGCAGATCGGCGCCGTCATTCTCGGTGCCCCGTTGGTGATCGGGCTGATGCGACAGATCCGGGCGCGATCCGAAGGGCGCTGCGGCGCGGGAATTCTGCAGCCCTGGCGCGATCTGCGCAAGCAGTTGCGCAAGCAGCAGGTCACCCCGGAGGGGACCACGGCGGTGTTTGCCGTGGCACCGGCGGTGGTGGCGGCAACCACCCTGCTGATCGCGGCGATCGCACCGCTGGTCGCCACCGGCTCACCGCTGGACCCGGTGGGCGACTTGTTTGTGGTGGTGGGCCTGCTGTTCTTGGGTACCGTCGCGTTGACCCTGGCCGGAATCGACACCGGGACTTCCTTCGGCGGCATGGGCGCCAGCCGTGAGATCACCATCGCCGCCTTGGTTGAACCCACCATCCTGTTAGCGGTCTTCGCGCTGTCCATTCCCGCGAAATCGGCCAATCTTGGCGCCATCGTCGCCTTTAGCCTCGAGAACCCGGCCGAAGTGGTGTCGCTGGCCGGAATACTGGCCTTCGTAGCCTTGGTGATCGTCGTCATCGCGGAGACCGGCCGGCTCCCGGTCGACAACCCCGCCACCCACCTGGAGCTGACCATGGTGCACGAGGCGATGGTGCTGGAATACGCGGGACCACGGCTGGGCGTCATCGAGTGGGCCAGCGGCATGCGGCTCACCGTGCTACTGGCACTGCTGGCGAATCTCTTTGTGCCGTGGGGGATCGCGGGTGCGGACCCCAGCCTGATCGGGATTGCGGTCGGCATCGCGGCGATCAGTATCAAGGTCGCGATTGCCGCCGGTGTGCTGGCTACCGTGGAGGTGTTCATCGCCAAGCTGCGATTGTTCCGGGTGCCCGAATTGCTGGCGGGCTCGTTCCTGCTGGCGCTGCTGGCGGTCACGTCAGCCAATTTCTTTACGGCCCAGGTGTGA